One window of Manihot esculenta cultivar AM560-2 chromosome 17, M.esculenta_v8, whole genome shotgun sequence genomic DNA carries:
- the LOC110605301 gene encoding protein SIEVE ELEMENT OCCLUSION B, whose protein sequence is MAMIKQTPTSLQKLIKGDRLMFSSSDDTAMTNQIQATHSPDGREFDVKPLLQLVEDIFTRAAPTIDALAVPATHQARTADALDEKNYHGNFTVIIESLAPVIDRVASEIAYKCAGVVDAHATTMSILNMLSSYSWEAKLVITLAAFATNYGEFWLVAQNYTSNQLAKSVAILKQLPDILEHSSTLKPRFDAVKNLIKVMLDIARCIVEFKELPSQYISMDVTALSTAIAHIPITVYWTIRSVVACATQIIGLIGQGQEYIASTTEAWELSSLAHKLSNMHTHLATQLGICYKHIDEKKQLETYQNLLHLFEMTHIDNMRILKALIYAKDDLLPLVEGTTKRRVNIEVLRRKYVLLLISDLDIPQQEISILEQIYNESRLHPTKQESQYEIVWLPIVDPTSLRNDENMQRKFESLQAGMTWYSVHHPSLIDRAVAKFVKQEWHFGKKPILVVLDPQGRVACPNALHMMWIWGSLAFPFTTMREETLWKEESWRLELLVDGIDPIIHDWMTEGRYICLYGGEDMDWIRKFTSTARAVAQATGIPLGMVYVGNSNPKDRVRKNIATIIVEKLSHYWQDPTSIWYFWVRIESMWRSKNQLGKTPENDPIMKEIMTMLSFDSSHSGWALFTRGSDEMVKAKGAPFLTCLSNFSSWKDEIEKKGFMPTLRDQLKDLHTEHHCNRLVLPGAAGMIPERIICSDCGRTMERFIMYQCCDE, encoded by the exons ATGGCAATGATCAAGCAGACCCCAACCAGTTTGCAGAAACTGATCAAAGGTGACAGGCTCATGTTCTCGTCTTCTGATGACACTGCAATGACTAATCAAATTCAGGCAACTCATTCTCCTGATGGACGTGAGTTCGATGTCAAACCTCTTCTTCAACTCGTTGAGGACATATTTACTCGAGCTGCCCCAACTATTGATGCCCTTGCCGTGCCG GCTACTCATCAAGCACGTACAGCAGATGCTCTGGATGAGAAAAATTACCATGGCAACTTCACTGTTATTATTGAATCATTGGCGCCTGTCATCGATCGAGTTGCTAGTGAG ATAGCGTATAAATGCGCCGGGGTTGTGGATGCACATGCAACGACAATGTCAATACTGAACATGCTATCCAGCTACTCGTGGGAAGCCAAGCTGGTGATAACCTTGGCAGCTTTTGCGACGAATTATGGAGAGTTTTGGCTAGTTGCTCAGAACTACACCTCAAACCAGCTTGCCAAATCAGTGGCAATCCTCAAACAATTGCCTGACATTTTAGAGCATTCGAGCACGCTTAAACCTCGTTTTGATGCTGTGAAAAATCTCATCAAAGTAATGCTTGACATTGCCAGGTGCATTGTCGAGTTCAAGGAGCTTCCATCTCAGTATATTTCAATGGATGTAACTGCATTGTCCACTGCAATAGCCCATATACCAATTACTGTCTATTGGACAATCAGAAGTGTCGTGGCTTGTGCAACCCAGATCATTGGTCTTATCGGCCAGGGGCAAGA GTACATAGCATCAACTACAGAGGCCTGGGAGTTATCTAGTTTGGCTCACAAGCTCagcaacatgcatactcacctAGCAACTCAACTGGGAATCTGCTATAAGCATATCG ATGAAAAGAAACAGCTGGAGACTTACCAGAACCTTTTACATTTGTTTGAAATGACTCACATTGACAACATGAGAATTCTCAAGGCACTGATTTATGCAAAGGATGATCTACTGCCGCTTGTTGAAGGAACCACCAAGAGGAGG gTTAACATTGAGGTCCTGCGGAGAAAATATGTGCTGCTGCTCATTTCAGATCTTGACATCCCGCAACAAGAAATTTCCATTCTTGAACAGATATACAACGAGTCACGACTCCATCCCACAAAGCAGGAAAGTCAATATGAGATTGTCTGGCTCCCAATTGTTGACCCAACTAGTCTGCGGAATGAtgagaacatgcaaaggaaattCGAGAGTCTTCAGGCTGGCATGACTTGGTACTCAGTACACCACCCTTCCTTGATCGACCGTGCAGTGGCCAAGTTCGTTAAACAAGAGTGGCATTTCGGGAAGAAGCCTATTCTTGTGGTGCTAGATCCACAAGGGCGAGTTGCCTGCCCGAATGCACTCCATATGATGTGGATTTGGGGTAGCCTAGCCTTCCCTTTCACCACTATGAGGGAAGAAACTCTCTGGAAGGAAGAGAGTTGGAGACTTGAGCTCTTGGTGGATGGCATTGATCCAATCATCCACGACTGG atgacAGAAGGAAGATACATATGCTTGTATGGAGGAGAGGACATGGATTGGATTCGGAAATTTACCAGCACTGCACGAGCAGTGGCACAAGCTACAGGTATCCCTCTAGGGATGGTTTACGTAGGAAATAGCAACCCAAAGGATCGAGTACGGAAGAACATCGCAACCATCATTGTTGAGAAACTCAGCCATTACTGGCAAGACCCAACTTCAATCTGGTACTTCTGGGTTAGAATAGAGAGCATGTGGCGCTCCAAGAATCAACTAGGAAAAACCCCAGAAAACGATCCCATAATGAAGGAGATCATGACAATGCTGAGCTTCGATAGCAGCCATAGTGGATGGGCTCTGTTCACTAGAGGTTCAGATGAGATGGTGAAAGCCAAGGGAGCTCCATTTTTAACCTGCCTGTCGAATTTCAGTAGCTGGAAAGATGAGATTGAGAAAAAGGGTTTTATGCCAACTCTTAGAGATCAACTTAAAGATCTTCACACTGAACATCACTGCAACAGGCTGGTGCTCCCTGGCGCTGCGGGGATGATTCCAGAAAGGATAATATGCTCAGATTGCGGCCGCACCATGGAGAGGTTCATTATGTATCAGTGCTGCGATGAATAA
- the LOC110604954 gene encoding probable indole-3-pyruvate monooxygenase YUCCA11 — protein MEKVTVLIIGAGPSGLATSACLNLLSIPNIVLEREDCYASLWRNRAYDRLKLHLAKRYCELPHMPYPSEFPTFIPRSDFISYLDNYVSRFNIEPRCRRNVESAYFDDKEGGNWCVTVKNLELDVHEVYVAKFLVVATGENSQGSIPNVPGLDSFSGEFIHSSQFVNGKKFKDKEVLVVGSGNSGMEIAFDLSNHDAHTSIVSRSPVHVLTKEMVFLGMFMLEYLPCKLVDTIAVTLSKFRYGNLSNYGLERPTEGPFQIKARLGQSPTIDVGTMDKIKRGEIKVLPSITSIKANKIMFENGTIDQFDTIVFATGYKSTVRNWLKGGEDLFNEEGMPRGEFPNHWRGENGLYAAGFARRGLHGISMDAKNIARDINLSLQNHHQKYINID, from the exons ATGGAGAAGGTGACGGTATTGATAATTGGTGCAGGCCCTTCTGGTCTCGCAACATCTGCTTGCTTAAATCTTCTTTCAATCCCCAACATTGTCTTAGAAAGAGAGGATTGTTATGCGTCTTTGTGGAGGAACAGGGCTTATGATCGCCTCAAATTGCATCTCGCTAAGCGATACTGCGAGCTTCCTCACATGCCCTACCCATCTGAGTTTCCCACATTCATTCCCAGAAGCGATTTCATTAGCTACTTAGACAACTATGTTTCTCGCTTTAATATTGAACCTCGATGTCGTAGGAACGTTGAGTCTGCTTATTTTGATGATAAGGAAGGTGGGAACTGGTGTGTCACAGTTAAAAATCTTGAACTGGACGTGCATGAAGTTTACGTAGCCAAGTTTCTGGTGGTTGCTACTGGTGAAAATAGCCAAGGCTCTATCCCTAATGTTCCTGGGCTTGATAGCTTTTCTGGAGAGTTCATTCATTCAAGCCAGTTTGTCAATGGCAAAAAGTTTAAAGACAAAGAAGTTTTGGTTGTAGGTTCCGGAAATTCTGGAATGGAAATTGCTTTTGATCTATCAAATCATGATGCTCATACTTCCATTGTTTCTCGCAGCCCG GTCCATGTTCTGACAAAGGAGATGGTGTTCCTAGGGATGTTCATGTTGGAGTATCTCCCCTGCAAATTGGTAGACACCATAGCTGTGACTCTTAGCAAGTTCAGGTATGGAAACCTTTCCAATTACGGGCTTGAAAGGCCAACAGAAGGTCCGTTTCAGATTAAAGCAAGATTGGGTCAATCTCCGACCATTGATGTTGGGACAATGGATAAGATTAAAAGAGGAGAGATCAAGGTTCTTCCTTCAATAACAAGCATCAAAGCTAACAAAATCATGTTTGAAAATGGAACCATTGATCAGTTTGATACTATAGTTTTTGCCACCGGCTACAAAAGCACTGTCAGAAATTGGCTTAAG GGTGGTGAAGATCTCTTTAACGAAGAAGGAATGCCGAGGGGAGAATTTCCAAACCACTGGAGAGGAGAAAATGGGCTTTACGCTGCTGGATTTGCTAGGAGAGGACTGCATGGGATTTCCATGGACGCCAAGAACATAGCTAGAGATATCAATCTGTCGCTGCAGAATCATcaccaaaaatatattaatattgattaa